The nucleotide window aaatcaagtgatttttgaaaaagactttgaaattagaaatcaaaaagatttgattgaaagcttaatttgaaaaaagatgtgattaaaaagatatgatttgaaaacaattttaaaagatatgatttgaaaacattttaaaaagatttgatttgaaaattaaaaacttgactaacaagaaaagatatgattcaaacattaaacctttctcaacagaaaaggNNNNNNNNNNNNNNNNNNNNNNNNNNNNNNNNNNNNNNNNNNNNNNNNNNNNNNNNNNNNNNNNNNNNNNNNNNNNNNNNNNNNNNNNNNNNNNNNNNNNNNNNNNNNNNNNNNNNNNNNNNNNNNNNNNNNNNNNNNagattttgaaaacttaaaaaaaatctgatttggaaacaaaatcttcctcccttagccatcctggcgttaaacgcccagaatagtatccattctggcgtttaacgcccaaaatgctacccttttgggtgttaaacgcccaaccaggtaccctggctggcgtttaaacgccagtctgtccttcttcactgggcgttttgaacgcccagctttttttgtgcaattcctctgctgtgtgttctgaatcttcaattctctgtataattgacttgaaaagacacaaattaaaaatatttttggatttttgataataaggaaaaatcaaaatgcaactagaatcaaataacaatgcatgcaagacaccaaacttagcagtttgtatgccattgacactaacaaaatgagaatgcatataataaaacactcaagtcaatagaattcaaagatcaaaacaaagaaatcatcaagaacaacttgaagatcacttagacatatgaatgcatgcaattgacaccaaacttatgatgagaccagactcaaacaagaaatatttttggattttatgatttttttaatttttttttgtgtttttcgaaaataaaatggaaaaagatatcaaaattctcaatgagaattccaggaatcagtgcaatgctagtctaagactccggtccaggaattagacatggcttcacagccagccaagctttcaaagaaagcttcggtccaaaacactagacatggcNNNNNNNNNNNNNNNNNNNNNNNNNNNNNNNNNNNNNNNNNNNNNNNNNNNNNNNNNNNNNNNNNNNNNNNNNNNNNNNNNNNNNNNNNNNNNNNNNNNNNNNNNNNNNNNNNNNNNNNNNNNNNNNNNNNNNNNNNNNNNNNNNNNNNNNNNNNNNNNNNNNNNNNNNNNNNNNNNNNNNNNNNNNNNNNNNNNNNNNNNNNNNNNNNNNNNNNNNNNNNNNNNNNNNNNNNNNNNNNNNNNNNNNNNNNNNNNNNNNNNNNNNNNNNNNNNNNNNNNNNNNNNNNNNNNNNNNNNNNNNNNNNNNNNNNNNNNNNNNNNNNNNNNNNNNNNNNNNNNNNNNNNNNNNNNNNNNNNNNNNNNNNNNNNNNNNNNNNNNNNNNNNNNNNNNNNNNNNNNNNNNNNNNNNNNNNNNNNNNNNNNNNNNNNNNNNNNNNNNNNNNNNNNNNNNNNNNNNNNNNNNNNNNNNNNNNNNNNNNNNNNNNNNNNNNNNNNNNNNNNNNNNNNNNNNNNNNNNNNNNNNNNNNNNNNNNNNNNNNNNNNNNNNNNNNNNNNNNNNNNNNNNNNNNNNNNNNNNNNNNNNNNNNNNNNNNNNNNNNNNNNNNNNNNNNNNNNNNNNNNNNNNNNNNNNNNNNNNNNNNNNNNNNNNNNNNNNNNNNNNNNNNNNNNNNNNNNNNNNNNNNNNNNNNNNNNNNNNNNNNNNNNNNNNNNNNNNNNNNNNNNNNNNNNNNNNNNNNNNNNNNNNNNNNNNNNNNNNNNNNNNNNNNNNNNNNNNNNNNNNNNNNNNNNNNNNNNNNNNNNNNNNNNNNNNNNNNNNNNNNNNNNNNNNNNNNNNNNNNNNNNNNNNNNNNNNNNNNNNNNNNNNNNNNNNNNNNNNNNNNNNNNNNNNNNNNNNNNNNNNNNNNNNNNNNNNNNNNNNNNNNNNNNNNNNNNNNNNNNNNNNNNNNNNNNNNNNNNNNNNNNNNNNNNNNNNNNNNNNNNNNNNNNNNNNNNNNNNNNNNNNNNNNNNNNNNNNNNNNNNNNNNNNNNNNNNNNtttcgtgtagagactcttcttggagttaaacgctagcttttatgccagtttgggcgtttaactcccgttttggtgccagttccagcgtttaacgctgggatttcttgaggtgactttgaacgccggtttgggccatcaaatcttgggcaaagtatggactatcatatattgctggaaagcccaggatgtctactttccaacgccgttgagagcgcgtcaattaggcttctgtagctccagaaaatccacttcgagtgcagggaggtcagaatccaacagcatcagcagtcctttttggtctctgaatcagatttctgctcaggtccctcaatttcagccagaaaatacctgaaatcacagaaaaacacacaaactcatagtaaagtccagaaaagtgaattttaactaaaaactaataaaaatatactaaaaactaactatatcataacaaaaacatactaaaaacaatgccgaaaagtatacaaattatccgctcatcaacaatcAAGCAAGGACAACATGAGAGTTTGAAGGTCTACATGACACGCTTCACGACGGTAGCCATGGAAATCCCAGAACTCAACCAGGAAGTACAACTGCACGCGATAAAAAGTGGCCTTCGACCTAGGAAATTCCAGGAAGCAATAGCTATCGCAAAGCCAAAAACATTGGAGGAGTTCCGAGAAAAAGCAAccgaaaaaattgaaattgaagaattaCGTGAAGCTCGAAGAACTGGCTATTACCTCGGAAGGAGGAGGAAAAACCTACCAAATCTCAAAACAGAGATTCCAAAAAGCCTTTCATGTTAACACCGAAGTTCAACTCATACACCAAGTTCAACACCAAAAGAGAGGACATCATTAAGAAAATACTACACAACAAACTAATCAAACCACCAAGTAAAGCAGGGACATACCAAGATCAGAAATATGTAGATAGAAGCAAGCATTGCGCATTTCACCAGAAGTATGGTCACACCACTGACGAGTGCATAGTAGCCAAAGACTTATTGGAGAGGCTAGCGAGACAAGGCCTGCTGGATAAATACGTCACTTCCAGAAGCCAGAAAGAAACAAGGGACACTGACAAATCGAGCTACAGCTCAGACCACAAAGAAAAGGGAGCCTGGTATGGACTAGTTGAAACTCCTGCATCGAAAGGAACAATAAACTATATTTCAGGCGGCTTCGCAGGAGGAGGAGCAACCAGCACGGCTAGGAAAAGGAGTTACAGAATCATGATGACAGAAGGATCTCGGCAACAGACTCAAACCTCGGCAACAAATGCCTAAATCACTTTCGGTGCATCCGACCTAAAGTCGCAATGCCCAAATATGGATGATTTAGTGGTGATCTCAATACAAATGGGagaattaacaataaaaaaaggttCTACTCGGCCCAGGGAATAGTGCCGATGCCTTATTTTACTCCACCTTCAAGAAGATGCAACTCAGCGACAAAGCACTGCAACGATCACCTGGAGAGTTAGTAGGATTCTCCGGGGAAAGGGTTCCCGTATCAGGTTATGTATGGTTGAGAACAACAATGGGGGAGTCTCCGAACTCAAAAACCCTCGATATTCAATTCTTAGTAGTAGATTGTGCAAGCTCTTACAATGTCATCTTGGGACGCCCGTCCCTTAAATCCTTCGGAGCTATTGTCTCTACTATTCACCTTTGTGTTAAGTTTCCTATGCAGGATAACATAATCGCAACAGTCCATGCCGACCACGAGGAGGCCAGGAAATGTTATAATGCGGGCTTAAAAGTCACCTCAAAGAAGACCATTAGAAGAATCCATTTTGTTTACAACTCGGAAAGCGTTCCAACTTTGACTGAGCTAGATCTAAGAGAAAGCAACACTCACCCTGCCCCAAGGGACGACTTAGAAAAGGTATAACTCGGGAATCTAGACCAATTTACTAACATCGGCTCTGTTTTCTCTGCAGGAACAACATGAAATCCAATTGAGACATTAAAGTCCAACACCGACCTATTTACATGGACACCAGCCGATATGCCAGGGATCGATCCAAACTTCATATGCCACAAGTTAGCAGTCAATTCTAACGCTCGACCTATAAGGCAAAAGAAACAAAACTTAGGTGCAGAAAGAAGAAATGCAGCAAtagaagaaacacaaaaattactTGATGCAGGTTTCATTCAAGAACTTCGTTTCTTGTCATGGATAGAAAATGTCGTAATGGCTCGGAAAAGTGGTGTATGTGCGTGGACTTTACAGACCTAAACAAGGCCTGTCCAAAGGATTCCTACCTGCTACCAAATATTGACAGGCTAGTAGATGACAACTCAGGATATCAAGTGCTCAGTTTCATGGATGCCTATTCTGGTTATAATCAGATACAAATGCACCCCGATGATGAAGAAAAAACAACATTTGTAACAGACCGAGGTAATTTTTGTTACAAAGTTATGCCTTTTTGACTAAAAAATGCAGGAGCAACCTATCAGAGACTGGTGGACAAGGTCTTCAAATATCAAATTGGTCGGAACATTGAAATATACGTTGATGACATGGTGGTCAAATCGAGCTCAGAACAACAGCATGAGGCCGATCTCAATGAAGTCTTCCAACAACTCCAAAAATACAATATAAGACTAAACCCAGAAAAATGTGCATTTGGAGTACATGAAGGCAAATTCCTTGGGTTCTTACTAACAAACAGGGGGATAGAAGCCAACCCCGACAAATGTCAAGCCATGATAAACATGCAATCACCTCGGTCAATTAAAAAAGTACAGCAACTCACAGGACGCTTAACAGCTTTGTCCCGATTCTTACCTGCAGCAGCGGCCAAGTCATGTCACTTCTTCAACACATTAAGGAAGACCAAAAATTTTCTCTGGATAGACGAATGTGAAAAACCTTTTGTCAAATTCAAAAATCTCCTCGGTTCACCCACTATTCTCAAGAAGCCACAACAAGGTAAACCTCTTTTTgtatttctttcaatttcaactAACACGGTCAGCTCCGGGCTTGTAACAGATACAGGAAAAGAACAACACCCAGTATACTTTGTGAGTAAAGTATTACAAAATGCTGAAACAAGGTACCTGACCATTGAAAAATTAGCATTTGGTTTGGTCATCACAGCTCGGCGTCTGCGACACTattttcaaacatatcaaatAGTAGTTTGGACGGGACAACCCCTGCATCAAATATTAATGAAACCAGACCTAGCAGGGCGACTTAAaaaatgggcaatagagctctccaaATTCGACATCTCCTATGAATCATGAGGATCTCCCAAAATACAAGCTCTTGccgattttatattaaaattcacCAACCTTGAAGAACAAAATCAAAACATGGGAGTTGTCTGTAGATGGTGCATCAAATGAAAGTGGATGTGGAGCAGAGATCCTACTAAAGGACAACTGTGGAGTCCAAGCTGAACAGTCAATCAAATTCCTATTTCAAGCAACCAATAACCAATCCGAATATGAAGCACTCTTAGCAGGCCTCCGGTTGGCAAAAAAAGTAGAAGTAAAAGATCTAAAGGTATACTGTGACTCCCTACTTGTAGTACAACAGATAACCGGTCAATTTCAGGTACAAGATTAGCTCCTAGAAATGTATCTAACTTCAGTAAAAAATATGATACagtattttcaaaattttgaaatatcaCATATACCCAGAGAACAAAACTGTAGAGCCaatattttatctaaattaGCTACATACATGGTAACTGATTTGGTAGATAAATTATATCACCTCACACTAACAGAACCAAGTTTAGAAATCAAATCTGCCGTAAGTATATCACAAGAAGAAGACTGGTGAAGCCCATTCATTCGCTATTTAAGAACCGGGGCAATACCAGAGGAAGAAAATGTAAGATCATTCAGATATAAAGCGAGCCATTACACCATGATGGGAATTGACCTATACAAACGGGGTATCTCTTGGCCACTACTAAAATGCCTCGGCCAAGAAGATGCAACAAATGCAATTACCGAAGTCCATGATGGTTTCTGTGGACACCACACCGGAGGTAGGAGCTTAGTCACAAGAATCCTACGAGCAGGCTATTATTGGCCGACATTAAGAAAAGACTGCAGAAATAGTGTATAAAAGTGTGATGCATGTCAAAAATGCGCATCGCTCATCCACAGCCCGGCCAAATTGTTACACACCTCAGATGTCAACTGCCCATTTTACAAATGGGGCATGGATATACTCGGACCATTCCCAGTCTCACCAGGACAGGTAAAGTTCCTTTTGGTAGCCAttgactacttcacaaaatggatatAAGCGCAACCACTTGCAAAAATAACATCGGAGAAggtacaaaattttatttggaaatCAATTATATGTAGATTCAGTTTACTTAGAGAAATCGTCTCCGATAACGGTAGGCAATTCATTGATAAGAAAATTGATTCATACTTAACTGATCTACATATCAAACACCATTTTTCCTCCGTCGATCGAGCACCCACAACGTAATGGGCTCGTAGAGGCAGCTAACAAAGTTATTTTGCAGGCCTCAAAAAAGAAACTAACAAATGCTAAAGGACGTTGAGCAAAACTCATACTAGAAGTACTGTGGAGATATAACACAACACCGTAGTCTACGACAAAAGAAAGCCCGTTCCGACTAGTTTACGGAACAGATTGCATGATTCCCATTGAAGTCAGTCAAGGATCTACTCTGACTGAGCACTTTGATGAATAGGCCAACACAGAAGCAAGATCAGCCGAGCTAGATCTAATAGAAGAAGAGCGATGCTTAACAGAGCTCAGACAAAGAGCCATGCAGGAAGCTATGCAAAAGCAATATAACAAGAAAGTACGATCGAGAACTCTAAGAGAAGGGGACTTGGTGCTAAGATAAATCGAAGAAGTTCGGAAACTACCAGGACATGGATAACTAGCTGCTAATTGGAAAAGCCCCTTCCGAGTCTCCAAAGTTGTCGGAAGAGGAGCATAGTCACTCGAAACTTTGGAAGGAACGGCTCTCCCCAACACTTCGAATATTTCATCTCTAAAGATCTATCATAGTTAACATCTTATTGTAAAAAGTGGAGTGGCTAGGTACTCTTTTTCTTGGTTCGGGGTTTTTCCCTAAGGAGGGTTTTAATCAGACAGATTTTAACGAAGCTGACCACTCCACACCTTTCAAACAACCAAGAGGTCTTTTTCACACAATAATCCAATCACTTCTTTCTTTCCAATTACTATACTAAACTTTCCTTTAGCAATATCAAACCAATGAAATATAAAGTTGGAAATCGCAAATTCATATGCATACAGCAACCATTCAGAATattcacaaaaaaatcaaaaccgaCAAAACATGTCAGCAAAACAGTTACAAACAAACAACTATAGCAATAATCGGCTACCAAATAACAGTACCCAATAAACATATtatgaattttcaaaattacaaatattaaaattcttcAGGAGGGGGAGGAATATTGTCAGCATGACCTTCGCCGAGCTCATCTTCCACAAGCTGACCTCCAATCACAATCTTTGTCACATCAAGCTTTCCGACGTCAAACTCGGGAGAAAACAGAGCAACTTGGCTAACAGCACAATCAAATCCCACAACAAACATCTCAAGACCCTCATCCTCAAGCTCATGAATCCAAGATGTCATCTCACCTTTTTTCTTGTCATTCTCCTTAATCTCTGCCTAGAGAAGACGGATATGATCCTGGAGTTTAACAATTTCTTCCTCCCCACTTTTCATCTTTGCGGTTACGTCAACAATGACGTCATCTCTCTCCTTTAAGGTTTTTTCCAAGCTAACCACCTTGTCCACAGCAATCTGCTGCTCCGCTCCCAACAACTCGGTCGCACGACCAACACATAACAAACACGAAGCAACGATCTACATAACAACTAATCAATGACAATTCCAGATATAAAACATATAACAAAATGAAAGACCCGCTGACCTGGATAAATTTTTCCATTCCTTCTACTCCAGTCCTTCGAGTCCGCCGCATATCTCTAGGATAATGGAAAACTCGGTCAGCCAGCTCACCAATAGGAAACTGGTTGCTCCAGAGAGACTAAGCATTTGCCAGCAGCAAAATTTTCTAtgagaaaatctaaaaaaaggTCCTCTTCCTCACTCCTTTCATCAGCCTCAAGAATCTGTATTGGCTTCGAACACCAATACAAAGGATATTTCTCTATTAGTTCATCTAAATAAAAGGGATACTCGGTCTCCAAAGATCGAACTTTTACGAACAAAGACTTGAAGTTCTTAAATGAAGACTtgtacaaaagaaaaatagagcATCCAGAGAAACTACTAAGGAAAACCCAAAGACCCTTCCGCACCCCATTTGAgtgaaataaagaaaataaaacattaagAGAACAGGAAAACTCGAGAAAAAATCCATCAAGCACTTGTACGCACGCAGGAACTCCCCATGAATTATGGTGAAATTAAGACGGAGCACAATTAAGCTGCGTCAGGACTTTGCACTCAAAATCAGGAAAGGCTAATTTCACATGCAACTCGGTGAAGTAAggaatatacatataaaaatactcCCAATCACCTCTCCTTTTGCAGACCCTCTCCTCACTAGTACAAGGGAGGAGCTCAATGCAAACTCCCGACCCCTCCCTAATAGGCTTTAGAGCTCTTAGCTCACGAAGCGACTCGGCATCACAATACGACGCCGCACGAGTTTTCACATTAATGTGAACCCAATGATAGGGATTCTGCTTATTCACTTCAACTACTTTAActttgtttttttcctttttcctaaCCATCTTTTTAAAAGAGACTGAGTCAAAGAAAGGGACAAGAAGAGGGAAGACAAACTTTTTGAAGATATgtcctttttcaattaagcaaaAGTAGCTCCAAGTCGAGCGTTGTGTTTCTTCCCaatgagaaaatgaaaaaaatatttaattacaatcCACTAATTTATTGGGAAGTTAACAATTGAAAGTGTTCATATGCCCAAGGTAAACAATCTGTATCCCAACAGGCCAAGCAAATTATTTCAGCCCAACTAACAaggtaaataattattcaaaacttatctttttttttttaacccgTTAcgcatttaaataaaaatcataaaacccaagCTTGAAGTAGTAGCAATGCATATTGAGTTTGGGGGCTACACACTTGCCAATAAAAGACTGAGGTATAACTAGACAAAATATCCTCAACTTGCTAAAgttgtatttttcaaatcaaactTGGAGGCTGTGTATAGTATCAGTCTAACATCGGATGAACCGCATTATACCTCGGCACGTCACCCCACATTCGAAAATAAAATGACGTTATCTTAATAAACAACTTCCCATGATCTTGTTTAAAAGTCGGCCACGAAGATCTCGGCTCAAACCGACGACCCATTCAACACTAATCAAATCTATAAATCGAGCATAAGGTCGACTAAGGTCGGCAGATCATCCGACATATAATCCATTGATCATATACTCTTTTTGATAAGTAATTCTTTACTGATTTGAGCATCGGAGTCCTTTTTGTAGGTATCACGTTCGGGTCCAAATTCACGAGGGTATTCCCATTTTAGATCGGAATTAACACAAAACTAAAATATAGCTCGAGAAGGGTATCCTTACCATAacatatagtatttttattttctaatatagTAATAATTGTCAGCTAGAATATttcatacatatataattttagaaaaataaagaattactttaattaataatattaataaatattttttaatataaaatattttttaaaagacataaaatcatttaaaaaaaacataattttatgCCGTTAATATTAACTGTTTTTGTATATTATCTATATAGTATTATTCTATAATCTATACATTAAATGTCCTTGTTAATCTGAAGACACACTAGTAgaaattgatatttgatttattaGCTGTACACCATTTCAACAAATTAGAAAACAAAGGCAAAACAAAATCAATTTGTATTCAGGTGGCCAGTTGGATTTCTCATTGCCCATTATATGAAGATCAGAGAAGGTGATAAGCGACGTTTGACTAAAACCTCAAGCGGTGTGGTTTTGATGATTGTGAGGCCAAACGTCGCACTCATATCAACAGGAGCATCTGAGGGAGTTGTGACCtcaaatgcatgcaagaatgcagCTAATGCCAATTTCGTCATTTGAAGCCCAAATGACGCACCGGGGCACACCCTTCTTCCGCCGCCAAACGGAAGAAGCTCGAAATGCTGACCCTTCACATCCACATCTTTGTGTGCGCTTAGAAACCTCTCTGGCTTAAATTCCATTGGATCTGACCATACGCGAGGGTCTCTGTGAAGCTTCCAAAGGTTCAAGAACATTCGAGTACCTGCTTTGATATAATAACCCCCTAAGCTACAATCCTCTGTGAATTCACGAGGTCCTGATAGTGGTCCAGCGGGGTACAATCGCATCGATTCTTTGACCACAGTTTCAAGGTATGTTAGTTTGTTAACATCTGATTCCTTCACCACTCTTTCTTTTCCTACCTTCTCGTCTAGCTCGTCTTGAACTTTCTTTAGAATGTGGCGATGATTTAGCAGTAACGAAAGTGTCCATGTCATGGTAACTGTTGTTGTATCAGTTGCCGCTGAAATTATCATCTGCAAATAATGCAAAAGAGTTAATTACCATTatctttaacaaataaaaaccaTCATTAAATTTCTTCTAAACTACAATGGAGCATACCAAACAAGTGGCTTTGATAACAGTGTCAAGATGATAACCGTTAAGATGAGCGCTATCAAGAACAGAAAGCAGGACGTCAATGAAGTCTTGCTCTATTGAGTTCTCACTCTCATGATCATCAgagtctcttcttcttcttctccgatGCTCTTCCAACCATTCGGACACGATCTCGTCCATCTCTTTAGCGGTCTTCTTCATCTCTTTCACTTGGCCACCAAGATCAAGCCACCCAAGACCGGGAATGGCGTCCCCAATCACAACCACCCCCATCAGGCGAAAGAACTCCCTGAACGCCCTCCTGATCCTCCGGACTTCTCGTTCCTCATCTTCGCTTCTTGCTCTATATCTCTTCCCTGCAACCATTCTCAGAACAACGTTGAGGTTCAAACCCCCCAGCCACTTCTTCATCTCCACCATCAAATCACCATCTCTTTTCTCTGCACATTTTCTGTACAACTCTTTCACCGAAGCCTCCACCTCTGAATCTCTAACACGTCGAAGCATCTCGAACCGACGAGTGGAGAGTAACTCTGAAGTGGTTATCTTACGCATCTCGCGCCATAAATCACCATAAGGAGCGAACCCAAAGTTGACATAGTCGTGTGCCAGAATCTTTGCGGCAGTGAACTTGGGACGAGAAGAGACAACGACATCGAGGGTCGTGAAACACTCCCTGGCTAGCTCCCAAGAACTCACAACCACGGCATTGTGAACACCAATTCGGATGCTGAATATTGGTCCATACTTGTCTGCTAAGTTTCCCAGGGTCACGTACGGTTGCTTCCCTGATGAACCACCTAGGAGGTGAAGGTGACCGATCAACGGCCACCCACCATCTGCCATCGGTGGCCTGCGGCGGTCATCACGTGGTGCTGCTCTCTTGGTCAAGTACAAGTAGCAAGAAACTATTAGTATGACGACAACTATGGCGTGGATCATGATGAGACCTGTTTTGGCGCACACGACTAATACAGGGTGGAGTTCTCTTGATTTCACAAAGAttatgaaaattatatataaaacatataaatatgACTACTTTTCCTTTGTTTGGGTGGTGGGAAAAATCTAGTTAgccttataaaaaaaaaaaatacatcagAATTTGTCGTAGCTGCCTTTCTTGATTAATTTGAGGTAGCTGCGTTTCTTGATTGCTTAGTTGCGTTTATTAAAAAAGTTGCTCTTTGATTAAGGAAAACTTTTCTTGCATATACTTATGGAAATGAAAGTTTCCACAAACTAGCGTTTCTACTTTCATTGGATACTAATCGATAGGAACAAAC belongs to Arachis duranensis cultivar V14167 chromosome 8, aradu.V14167.gnm2.J7QH, whole genome shotgun sequence and includes:
- the LOC107460439 gene encoding cytochrome P450 CYP82D47 isoform X1, which encodes MIHAIVVVILIVSCYLYLTKRAAPRDDRRRPPMADGGWPLIGHLHLLGGSSGKQPYVTLGNLADKYGPIFSIRIGVHNAVVVSSWELARECFTTLDVVVSSRPKFTAAKILAHDYVNFGFAPYGDLWREMRKITTSELLSTRRFEMLRRVRDSEVEASVKELYRKCAEKRDGDLMVEMKKWLGGLNLNVVLRMVAGKRYRARSEDEEREVRRIRRAFREFFRLMGVVVIGDAIPGLGWLDLGGQVKEMKKTAKEMDEIVSEWLEEHRRRRRRDSDDHESENSIEQDFIDVLLSVLDSAHLNGYHLDTVIKATCLMIISAATDTTTVTMTWTLSLLLNHRHILKKVQDELDEKVGKERVVKESDVNKLTYLETVVKESMRLYPAGPLSGPREFTEDCSLGGYYIKAGTRMFLNLWKLHRDPRVWSDPMEFKPERFLSAHKDVDVKGQHFELLPFGGGRRVCPGASFGLQMTKLALAAFLHAFEITTPSDAPVDMSATYGLTIIKTTPLEVFAKPRLSPSVLSLNTLA